The Glycine soja cultivar W05 chromosome 6, ASM419377v2, whole genome shotgun sequence genome has a window encoding:
- the LOC114416115 gene encoding pollen-specific leucine-rich repeat extensin-like protein 3 — protein MATFHDCHSPYEASMTAFHGCHSPYGASMAAYHQPHYSSYGTLHYPTQQPPHHLEFSSATEDRLEVALAKLDAATRRLDARLDAFLLQLPRRPGHRYPPQSPCFAPITPSFTPLLPLPLPPLSPPPLPRPWTPPLPPPFPAPPLPPPPLQPTQSPMLTASTTIPTLPPWPTLMPQHPVPLSAPLTIGVVHLPVDSKPQASFPSHDILLSDPSLFPFVMFIAIATDTKLDHHFLPSAITFDAAEWLRFCSTQLHFLIPLPILIWDPGSNFGAMVVTPTP, from the coding sequence ATGGCCACCTTCCATGACTGCCACTCACCATACGAAGCTTCCATGACTGCCTTCCATGGCTGTCACTCGCCATACGGAGCTTCCATGGCTGCCTACCACCAACCACACTACTCGTCATACGGAACCCTCCACTATCCCACACAACAACCACCACACCACCTTGAATTTTCGTCCGCCACCGAGGATCGCCTCGAGGTCGCCTTGGCCAAACTTGATGCCGCTACACGCCGCCTAGACGCCCGACTGGACGCCTTTCTCCTACAACTGCCTCGGCGACCCGGCCACCGCTACCCTCCTCAGTCCCCATGCTTCGCACCCATAACACCTAGTTTCACACCATTACTGCCTCTGCCGTTGCCTCCACTGTCGCCTCCGCCGTTGCCTCGACCGTGGACTCCACCGCTACCTCCGCCATTTCCGGCACCACCTCTGCCACCCCCGCCGCTCCAGCCAACTCAATCTCCCATGCTCACAGCATCCACGACCATACCAACTCTGCCGCCATGGCCTACACTCATGCCGCAACACCCCGTACCTTTATCGGCTCCACTTACCATTGGTGTTGTCCACCTCCCGGTTGACAGCAAGCCCCAGGCATCCTTCCCCAGCCACGACATCCTCCTCTCCGACCCCAGCTTATTCCCTTTCGTCATGTTCATCGCCATAGCCACAGACACAAAGCTCGACCACCATTTCCTTCCCTCTGCCATTACTTTCGACGCTGCCGAATGGCTCCGCTTTTGCAGCACTCAGCTTCACTTCCTCATTCCTTTACCCATTTTAATTTGGGATCCCGgttcaaattttggagccatggTTGTAACCccaacaccttga